The Flavobacteriales bacterium genome contains a region encoding:
- a CDS encoding outer membrane beta-barrel protein: protein MKKWKVAVLSLAMVGATASTSMAQLYVGVKGGATLNSFSGKAATGTDKKMAFGYGFGALVNIGFNRTFSLQPEVDFIRKGGKTVSKNTSDYTQVAANYLEVPILAKAQFGGEKFKGFVVLGPYAGYWIGGKTKSSTLGTESNESIKFDNDISDDGYRQNRIDFGLDGGVGMQYAFGRSMLILDARYGFGLSDMNRYKTEPDGYKKQSNRSMQLSLGYAFRLSKEG from the coding sequence ATGAAAAAATGGAAAGTCGCAGTATTGTCACTGGCAATGGTCGGGGCAACTGCAAGCACAAGTATGGCACAGCTGTACGTAGGCGTAAAAGGTGGAGCCACCCTCAACTCATTTTCAGGAAAGGCCGCCACAGGTACAGACAAGAAGATGGCCTTCGGCTATGGCTTCGGGGCATTGGTCAACATCGGGTTCAATCGAACGTTCTCGTTGCAGCCCGAAGTGGATTTCATCCGAAAAGGTGGAAAAACGGTTTCTAAGAACACCAGCGATTACACGCAGGTGGCGGCCAACTACCTGGAGGTACCGATCCTTGCAAAGGCTCAGTTCGGAGGAGAGAAATTCAAGGGTTTTGTGGTGCTTGGTCCCTATGCGGGCTATTGGATAGGCGGAAAGACCAAAAGCAGCACGCTTGGAACGGAATCCAACGAAAGCATCAAATTCGATAATGACATTTCGGACGATGGCTACCGACAGAACCGCATCGACTTTGGCCTTGACGGGGGCGTTGGTATGCAGTATGCCTTTGGCAGAAGCATGCTCATTCTCGATGCCCGTTACGGCTTCGGACTATCGGACATGAACCGATACAAGACCGAGCCGGATGGCTACAAGAAGCAGTCGAACCGCTCAATGCAACTCTCGTTGGGCTATGCATTCAGATTAAGTAAAGAAGGTTAA